CTCCAGTGTCTCAGTATTTTTGGATATAGCTgtctttaaaacaaaccaaccaccaACCCATCTCTCTAGATCAGATCCAAGCCAACAAGtggattttatttgtatttttttttcaccccACCACCCACTGGGGTGGgaataaaaagtgtgtgtgtgggggggagggaaaggcagcGATCTCCGTGGCGGGGGCTGATTATGGAAGAGCAGCCGGACAGTAAAAGTCACCGAGACTCTGCTACAACAACTACCACCACCAGCAGCGGCAGCGATGGAGAAAGCGTCCCCGTCTCCCCCAGCCACGCGCCTTCCTCGCCTGCAGCGCCCTGCATCCTGCCcatgccccaccaccaccagccgCAGCCGCAGCAGCACCGCACCACCAACTTTTTCATTGACAACATCTTGAGGCCGGACTTTGGCTGCAAGAAAGAGACGCTCCTGATCGTCGGCGGAGCCGCagcaggaggaggtggtggaggcgGCGGCCGGGACAGAGACCGAGATCGCGGTCAGACATCAGGTAGAGAAAACGTCAACCCACTGATAACGAGGCCATCCAACCCGTCCTCTCTCCTTTGCCCGGATTCAAACTGTAACCCCGACAGCTCCTCCTCGGCgcctcctgctgcagctgctgcctctaAAGCGAACCCCGCCGCGGCAGCAGCGGTAGCAGCAGCGGTAGCGGCAGCCAAGCCACCCTCCGAAGGGAGTGGAACTAACCCGGCGAAGTATGGGGAACACGCCAACCCCGCCATCCTGCTCATGGGCTCTAATAATGGAGGACCTGTTGTAAAGAGCGATTCTCAACAGCCTCTAGTATGGCCTGCCTGGGTTTACTGCACTAGGTATTCAGACAGACCATCTTCGGGTAAGAACCACTTCGCTGATCACATCTGTTAGCTattacagctttttttttcctttccccagcccccctcccttctTTAGTGTcttaagattattttttaaaaaaaaaacatagatcAATAATATAGCTCGATTTTGCTTTAGGGGCCTATTCCTAGCGTGGGGGTGTTTGGGTCACACAGCCAAGCCCTTCGCGCTCGGGTtaaattattgggggggggggcgcatgggGAAATCTTTCCCCCGTGCCCCATCTTCCCCCCCTCCGCCTTTATAAAACCCCGAATTCTGAGGCAGGAGGAGCGATCTGGGGCTTTTTATTCGGATTCTGCGTTGGGGTTACAGATACAGTAGCTGTGAAGCGAGGCagtagattttttatttttattgtgtgctgatgagtgggggggggaatgggagggggagaTCAGAGACACATGTTGAACGTATTATATATTTGAAGGGGTGTTGGGGGTGAGGTACGGTTCTGAAAGGCagaaggggggagagaaaaatgCTTTCAGGGAAAAATGTTTCTGTTATGGGAAAGCAAAATAGGCCTCTCTGAGAGCAAAAGAAAACCAGGCCTCTAGGTCGCATATTGACAAGCGGGGTTGTGTTCCTTCTAGTTTTTAGCGGCTAAGGAGTTTTCTTTTCTTACGGATAATATCTGCTATTGTTTGGGGGAatttattcccccaccccctcccaaaaagatgggaagaaaagattctgaaaaggaaaaaacaagatCAGATTTCCCGGGTTGGACCGGAGatatttctgctgctgcttgttaTTTTCATTCGAGTCCTTTTAGCGTTCCATTTCCTTGTTTTAATGCTGTTTACATGGAACAAATCAGGTGATCCGGGTCACTTTTAAAGGGTCTCC
The sequence above is a segment of the Trachemys scripta elegans isolate TJP31775 chromosome 11, CAS_Tse_1.0, whole genome shotgun sequence genome. Coding sequences within it:
- the EN1 gene encoding homeobox protein engrailed-1, producing MEEQPDSKSHRDSATTTTTTSSGSDGESVPVSPSHAPSSPAAPCILPMPHHHQPQPQQHRTTNFFIDNILRPDFGCKKETLLIVGGAAAGGGGGGGGRDRDRDRGQTSGRENVNPLITRPSNPSSLLCPDSNCNPDSSSSAPPAAAAASKANPAAAAAVAAAVAAAKPPSEGSGTNPAKYGEHANPAILLMGSNNGGPVVKSDSQQPLVWPAWVYCTRYSDRPSSGPRTRKLKKKKNEKEDKRPRTAFTAEQLQRLKAEFQANRYITEQRRQTLAQELSLNESQIKIWFQNKRAKIKKATGIKNGLALHLMAQGLYNHSTTTVQDKEESE